From one Nitrospira sp. MA-1 genomic stretch:
- a CDS encoding acetyl-CoA carboxylase biotin carboxylase subunit yields MLKKVLVANRGEIAMRVIRACREFGIATAAIYSESDATAIYVKKANEAYLVGPGPVQGYLDARQIVGLAKRIRADAIHPGYGFLAENADFARLCEEAGILFIGPSPHSLELLGDKVQARALAIKIGVPVVPGTDGSVGTLEEALTFSHKAGYPVMVKASAGGGGRGLRVVRSDDELQEAMEAGAREALAAFGNGDLFLEKYVERPHHIEFQLLADKNGYVIHLGERDCSIQRRHQKLIEIAPSLVLTPRLRAEMGEAAIAIARAAQFYNAGTVEFLLDPDGRYYFMEMNPRIQVEHTVTEQITTVDIVQSQLWIAAGRPLVFGQHEVNLQGYAIQCRVNAEDPQNGFRPSSGKITAYLSPGGVGVRIDGAVYKDYTVPPYYDALLAKLTVHGRTWDETVRRTHRSLEEFVLRGVKTTIPFMAKLMEEPDFRAGRFDTSYLERHPELFEYEEAEEPEDLVIALSAAIAAFEGL; encoded by the coding sequence ATGTTAAAAAAAGTTTTGGTTGCCAATCGGGGAGAAATTGCGATGCGCGTCATCAGGGCATGTCGAGAATTCGGCATTGCCACGGCGGCGATTTATTCGGAAAGTGACGCCACCGCCATTTACGTCAAAAAAGCGAATGAAGCATATTTAGTCGGTCCGGGTCCTGTGCAAGGCTATCTTGATGCTCGACAGATTGTAGGATTAGCGAAGCGTATTCGAGCCGATGCCATTCATCCAGGGTATGGATTTTTGGCTGAAAACGCTGATTTTGCCAGGCTTTGTGAAGAGGCAGGCATTCTCTTTATTGGCCCATCTCCGCACTCACTTGAACTACTCGGCGATAAGGTCCAGGCTCGAGCACTGGCCATTAAAATCGGTGTTCCTGTTGTTCCCGGGACTGACGGCAGTGTTGGCACGTTGGAAGAGGCACTGACATTTTCCCATAAGGCGGGATACCCGGTCATGGTCAAAGCCAGCGCCGGGGGTGGAGGGCGAGGCCTTCGCGTCGTGCGATCAGACGATGAATTACAAGAGGCAATGGAAGCTGGGGCTCGAGAAGCCCTCGCCGCTTTTGGCAATGGTGATTTATTTCTTGAAAAATATGTGGAACGTCCACACCATATTGAATTTCAATTGCTGGCAGACAAAAACGGCTATGTGATTCATTTGGGAGAACGTGATTGTTCTATCCAACGGCGCCATCAAAAATTGATAGAAATTGCCCCGTCACTTGTATTAACCCCTCGTCTAAGAGCAGAAATGGGAGAAGCCGCCATCGCCATCGCTCGCGCCGCCCAGTTCTATAATGCCGGCACCGTGGAGTTTTTGTTAGATCCCGATGGACGTTACTACTTCATGGAAATGAACCCTCGTATCCAAGTGGAACATACTGTCACGGAACAGATTACTACCGTTGATATTGTGCAATCCCAACTATGGATTGCGGCAGGGCGTCCTCTGGTCTTCGGGCAGCATGAGGTCAATCTCCAGGGCTATGCCATTCAATGTCGGGTAAATGCTGAAGATCCCCAAAATGGATTTCGCCCATCATCGGGAAAAATTACCGCCTATTTGTCCCCGGGTGGTGTTGGAGTTCGGATTGACGGAGCGGTGTACAAGGATTATACCGTCCCTCCGTATTATGATGCCCTTCTCGCCAAGTTGACCGTTCATGGTCGGACCTGGGACGAAACTGTTCGCCGAACTCATCGCTCCCTTGAGGAATTTGTCCTGCGAGGTGTCAAAACTACCATTCCATTTATGGCAAAACTCATGGAAGAACCGGATTTCCGGGCCGGGCGATTTGATACCTCCTATCTTGAACGCCATCCCGAACTGTTTGAATATGAAGAGGCGGAAGAACCGGAAGATCTCGTCATTGCCCTATCCGCAGCTATCGCCGCATTTGAAGGATTATAA
- the oadA gene encoding sodium-extruding oxaloacetate decarboxylase subunit alpha, with amino-acid sequence MKLDAAPALDIEASPKRQVFLTDVALRDGHQSLLATRMRTEDLLSVASELDEVGFWSLEVWGGATFDSCLRFLKEDPWERLRAFREAMPKTRLQMLLRGQNLVGYRHYADDVLEKFIELSAQNGIDVFRIFDALNDIRNIKPAMEVVKACGKHIEATICYTVSPVHSLNHFVEQAKQLEDLGADTICIKDMAGLLPPFEAYELISRLKATVRVPIHLHTHYTSGMASMSSLMAIMGGLDILDTALSPLSGGTSHPPTESFIAALRNTPYDTKLNLEQIAPAADKLRKARKRYRQFESDFTGVDTDILLSQVPGGMLSNLAAQLAEQNALGKIKEVLEEIPRVRKDMGYPPLVTPTSQIVGTQATLNILTGERYKVITNETKNYFQGLYGKPPGTLNSKIRQKALEGDVPVAGRPADNLDPELGDATQELVGREMAEEDIVSYALLPSVALQFFDERERGELKPEPLHASPESGPAVAHDLHLAPVEFNVTVHGEAYHIRVSGSGQTVDGVKPYYIKVNDKLEEVYLEPIQEVLAGSPDPPPSQASKTEKRPKPSQPGDVTTPMPGRVVKVLVTEGSTVNVGDSLLVVEAMKMENRVQSPIAGSVITIYVKEGDEVNPDETLIHLE; translated from the coding sequence ATGAAATTGGATGCCGCTCCGGCCCTGGATATCGAAGCGTCTCCGAAGCGGCAGGTCTTTTTAACAGATGTGGCTCTACGAGACGGACACCAGTCCCTTTTAGCGACGCGTATGCGCACAGAGGATCTCTTATCCGTGGCTTCAGAATTAGACGAAGTCGGATTTTGGTCACTAGAAGTGTGGGGCGGCGCAACCTTCGATTCGTGTCTCCGGTTCCTTAAAGAGGATCCTTGGGAGCGCCTTCGAGCCTTTCGTGAAGCCATGCCGAAAACTCGTCTTCAAATGCTCTTGCGTGGGCAAAACCTTGTAGGGTATCGACATTATGCTGACGATGTCCTTGAAAAATTCATCGAATTATCGGCGCAAAATGGTATTGATGTCTTTAGAATCTTTGATGCCCTGAATGACATCAGAAACATCAAACCGGCCATGGAAGTTGTGAAGGCCTGCGGCAAGCATATTGAAGCGACTATTTGTTATACGGTCAGTCCGGTCCACAGTCTGAATCACTTTGTGGAACAAGCTAAACAACTCGAAGACCTCGGGGCAGACACCATTTGTATCAAGGATATGGCTGGACTTCTTCCTCCCTTTGAAGCCTATGAACTGATCTCCCGCTTAAAGGCAACCGTTCGGGTTCCGATTCACCTGCATACCCATTACACCTCTGGGATGGCTTCCATGTCTTCCCTCATGGCCATTATGGGCGGGTTGGATATATTGGATACCGCATTATCCCCCCTCTCCGGCGGCACCTCTCACCCCCCGACCGAATCATTTATTGCCGCCCTTCGCAACACTCCCTATGACACGAAATTAAATCTTGAACAAATCGCCCCGGCTGCAGATAAATTACGCAAAGCCCGTAAACGCTATCGGCAGTTTGAAAGCGATTTCACCGGTGTGGATACGGACATTCTCCTCTCCCAAGTGCCCGGGGGAATGCTTTCGAATTTAGCAGCCCAACTGGCCGAACAAAATGCGCTGGGAAAAATCAAAGAAGTGCTGGAAGAAATTCCACGCGTGCGAAAAGATATGGGATACCCCCCTTTGGTCACCCCCACGAGCCAAATTGTGGGAACGCAGGCGACGCTGAATATTTTGACCGGCGAGCGTTATAAAGTGATTACGAATGAAACCAAAAACTATTTTCAGGGTTTGTATGGGAAACCACCTGGTACCCTCAACTCGAAGATTCGGCAAAAAGCATTGGAAGGCGACGTGCCTGTAGCCGGTCGTCCCGCTGACAACCTTGATCCTGAGCTGGGAGATGCAACGCAGGAACTCGTAGGACGGGAAATGGCTGAAGAGGACATTGTCTCCTATGCGCTCCTCCCGTCCGTGGCCTTGCAATTTTTTGATGAACGGGAGCGAGGGGAACTCAAACCCGAACCCCTTCACGCCTCCCCGGAGAGTGGGCCGGCGGTGGCTCACGATCTACATTTAGCTCCGGTAGAATTCAACGTCACCGTTCACGGCGAAGCCTATCATATTCGCGTGTCGGGATCCGGCCAGACAGTAGACGGCGTGAAACCCTATTACATTAAAGTGAATGACAAACTTGAAGAAGTGTATCTTGAACCGATTCAAGAAGTCTTAGCCGGATCACCTGACCCTCCACCATCCCAGGCATCAAAGACGGAGAAACGTCCCAAGCCATCACAACCTGGAGACGTGACCACACCCATGCCCGGCCGGGTGGTCAAAGTCCTGGTGACAGAGGGTTCCACTGTCAACGTGGGTGATTCCCTGCTGGTAGTGGAAGCCATGAAAATGGAGAATCGAGTCCAATCGCCGATTGCCGGTTCCGTCATCACCATCTACGTCAAAGAAGGAGATGAAGTGAATCCTGATGAAACGCTGATTCATCTGGAATAA
- a CDS encoding zinc ribbon domain-containing protein — MPLYEYVCEGCDHRYEAMQALSVKPEETLCPKCNTTKSRRIMSSFASKIVGTHKPGFAEGKAYNMLNERMDKFSKLPPIMGQRAEPTESNFNPPAGE; from the coding sequence ATGCCATTGTATGAATATGTCTGCGAAGGTTGCGATCATCGTTATGAGGCCATGCAAGCGCTTAGCGTGAAACCAGAAGAAACTCTTTGCCCTAAATGCAACACCACCAAAAGCCGACGCATCATGTCCTCGTTTGCGTCGAAAATTGTGGGAACACATAAACCAGGATTTGCAGAAGGCAAAGCCTATAACATGTTGAATGAACGAATGGATAAGTTTTCCAAACTCCCTCCTATTATGGGCCAACGCGCAGAGCCGACCGAGTCAAATTTTAACCCCCCAGCAGGAGAATAG
- a CDS encoding substrate-binding domain-containing protein codes for MAAIRICKYNAVKITFLIGIVFLCGLIFPLGPVHSKESTKSEPPITDSGTISGTILIVGNGPERYLLEILAAGFESRHPSVSVDIFWHPNAKPIRTIELNEADIGITGEEVPSLRSTVIARDGIAVLTNFSNPVKEMTIQQVADVFSGKIRYWSQVHEEAPQTKIVLINRTPNENIRQGFEKTLHIPDGIPRSAHRAGTENEAIKAVSGNLEAITFVSMTPALRAKEDGIAINLLFINRVEPEVQTILDNRYPLQRPVMLITQSSPSQQVLAFEQFALSPEGQNLMRKGKYYPLLKDQ; via the coding sequence ATGGCGGCCATCAGGATTTGTAAATATAATGCTGTCAAGATAACTTTTCTGATCGGAATCGTTTTTCTCTGTGGACTGATATTTCCCTTAGGCCCGGTTCATTCCAAGGAATCTACTAAATCGGAACCTCCGATTACGGATTCAGGGACGATTTCCGGAACGATTCTCATTGTTGGCAATGGACCTGAGCGATATCTTCTGGAAATTCTGGCTGCGGGATTTGAGTCCCGCCATCCTTCTGTCTCCGTTGATATTTTCTGGCATCCTAATGCCAAACCAATCAGAACCATCGAACTTAATGAAGCTGATATTGGGATCACGGGCGAGGAGGTCCCTTCGCTCCGATCCACGGTCATTGCCAGAGACGGCATTGCCGTCTTAACCAATTTTTCAAACCCGGTAAAAGAAATGACTATCCAGCAAGTTGCGGATGTCTTTTCCGGAAAAATTCGTTATTGGTCTCAGGTCCATGAGGAAGCCCCTCAAACCAAAATTGTGCTGATCAATCGCACCCCTAATGAAAATATTCGACAAGGTTTCGAAAAAACATTACATATTCCAGATGGGATTCCGCGTTCCGCTCATAGGGCGGGAACCGAGAATGAAGCCATTAAAGCAGTGAGCGGAAATTTAGAGGCCATTACCTTTGTATCCATGACCCCAGCCCTCCGGGCCAAAGAAGATGGGATCGCGATAAATCTTCTGTTTATCAATCGGGTGGAGCCTGAAGTGCAAACCATATTGGACAATCGTTATCCACTCCAACGACCGGTGATGCTCATCACTCAATCCAGTCCCTCACAGCAGGTTCTGGCCTTTGAACAGTTTGCCCTTTCCCCAGAAGGCCAAAACCTAATGCGAAAAGGGAAATATTATCCACTTCTGAAGGACCAATAA